The Sesamum indicum cultivar Zhongzhi No. 13 linkage group LG6, S_indicum_v1.0, whole genome shotgun sequence genome has a segment encoding these proteins:
- the LOC105165213 gene encoding exopolygalacturonase clone GBGE184 encodes MVNPGGGRGTVEACLVLGIACLLALSGVRCDQLLHPPRRLGGEAVFDVTKFGAVADGSTDSAIALIRAWKAACNSNGAAKLLIPRGEFAAGEVLFTGPCIAKKPITIEIQGNLLAYEDPSAYTGGAWIMLEKVDGAVLKGGGTINGRGKMLWQYAETKDGPPLPVSFVFQTVQNAQMSNLNFVDSMGFHVKVTDSSNVDIKNIKIRAPGKSPNTDGIHLSSAINVNITDSIIGTGDDCVSIGHGTYNILVARIICGPGHGLSVGSLGKRPTETNLKGLTIINCTLVGTTNGARIKTYHASPRIQATSILFQDILMERVKNPIIIDQHYDSKRRPEQSSVKLSDIHFRNIRGSTISKVPVKLNCSSMFPCQGVELADINLTPFGPIGPLTSACSNAKFFIRGKLNPPAPVCK; translated from the exons ATGGTAAATCCCGGAGGTGGTCGCGGGACCGTCGAGGCATGCCTTGTTCTGGGCATCGCATGCTTGCTCGCGCTGAGCGGGGTCCGTTGCGACCAGCTCCTGCATCCCCCTCGTCGCTTAGGTGGTGAGGCAGTTTTTGATGTTACCAAATTCGGGGCTGTAGCCGATGGCTCAACAGACAGTGCGATT GCGTTGATTAGGGCTTGGAAAGCAGCATGCAACTCTAATGGAGCAGCAAAGCTTTTGATCCCTCGTGGGGAATTCGCGGCAGGAGAGGTTTTATTCACGGGGCCCTGCATAGCTAAGAAACCTATCACCATCGAAATCCAAGGAAATCTGTTGGCGTACGAGGATCCCAGCGCCTACACAGGTGGCGCTTGGATAATGCTGGAAAAAGTCGACGGCGCCGTCCTAAAAGGCGGCGGAACCATCAACGGCCGCGGAAAGATGCTTTGGCAGTATGCGGAAACTAAAGACGGCCCTCCTCTTCCAGTC TCTTTCGTGTTCCAGACAGTACAAAACGCGCAAATGAGCAACCTGAATTTCGTGGACAGCATGGGTTTCCACGTCAAGGTTACGGACAGTAGCAATGTTGACattaaaaacatcaaaatccGGGCTCCCGGAAAGAGCCCGAACACCGACGGGATCCACTTGAGCAGTGCTATAAATGTTAACATTACTGACTCCATAATCGGGACAGGAGACGACTGCGTTTCCATCGGTCACGGCACCTATAACATTCTCGTCGCCAGAATTATCTGTGGCCCTGGACATGGCCTCAG TGTCGGCAGCCTGGGGAAACGCCCGACCGAGACAAATCTGAAAGGACTGACCATAATCAACTGTACACTCGTTGGTACAACAAACGGTGCAAGAATCAAAACCTACCATGCATCTCCCCGGATCCAAGCAACCAGCATTCTTTTCCAAGATATCTTGATGGAAAGAGTTAAAAACCCGATCATCATCGATCAGCATTATGACTCAAAAAGAAGGCCAGAG CAATCGAGTGTGAAGCTGAGTGACATTCACTTCAGAAACATAAGAGGAAGCACGATTTCAAAAGTTCCAGTGAAACTGAATTGCAGTTCCATGTTCCCTTGTCAAGGCGTTGAATTGGCGGACATCAATTTGACACCATTTGGTCCAATTGGCCCTCTCACATCTGCATGCTCCAATGCTAAGTTCTTCATTAGAGGAAAACTCAACCCTCCTGCCCCTGTCTGCAAATAG